The segment TCACCATGCCACGGCTATGCTTTTTACACCAGCGGTCCCGCGACCACACGAAGCGCCAGCGCAATTAGCAGTAAGCCGGTGATGCGGTTAATCCAGTGGGCACGCCGTTGCAGCCAGGGTAGAATCTGCGAGTGGGAAAGCACCACCGCGACCAGGACGTACCAGCCCCCGTCAATAATCATCGCCGTTAACACAATGATAGCCTTGGCCAACCCACTCATCTCCGGGGTTACAAACTGGCTCAGTAGCGCGACAAAAAATAGGATCAGCTTCGGGTTGCCTAACGCCACTAACACGCCCTCTTTGGCTGCTTGCCCGCGGCTAGTGATAATCGCATTAGGCTCTAAGGCACCGGCTTTCCCGGCGCGCAGCGCTTTAACCCCCAGCCACGCCAAGTAAGCCGCACCGCACCAGGTAATCAGTTGAAACAGTAGCGGAAAACTGGCGATTAAAGCGCCAAGCCCCCAAACGGTCAGTAGCGCATAAAAGCCCACTCCAAAGGCATGGAAGATGGCTGCAGTCACCCCCATAAAACGCCCGCCGCCTAACGTATGGCGCAGCACCAGTGCCAAACTCGGCCCCGGCGACATAGCACCCATGGCACAAATCGCGGCGAGTGATAGCCAGAGTGTCAACGGCATGCCTGTTTCTCCTTGAAGAGTCGATATCACGGTGTGTGGGCTGACGGCCAGTATACGCTAAGCCAAGCAACACTTCGGTAAGTGCCTTAAATAACGCTGTTAGCATGGTACGCTGTTGGGTAAAATTTCTTCTTTTCGCTCTATGCGACTCTTCGCACTTTTTTCACTCTTTTAGATACACACGCCCCACCGCTCAATGCGTGGGGCATATAGAAGACATAAGTCTAGAAAACCTAGGACTTGAAAACATAGGACGGCAACATGGGCAGGGCTTTTCAGAACCGTAAGGAATCCATGGCCAAAACGGCCGATGCAAAGACCAAGGTCTACAGCAAATATGGACGCGAGATTTACGTTTGCGCTAAAGCGGGCGGCACCGACCCCAATGGCAACTTGGCGCTGCGCGGCTTAATGGAGCGGGCCAAGAAAGACCAGGTACCCTCTCACGTTATTGATAAAGCACTCGACAAAGCCAGCGGCGCCGGTGGTGAAGACTTCTCCGCCGCGCGCTACGAAGGCTTCGGCCCTGGCAATGTGATGGTGATTGTCGACTGTTTAACCGACAACCCCAACCGCACCTTTGGCGATGTACGTGGCTGCTTCACCAAAACCAAGAGCAAAATTGGTACCCCCGGCAGCGTCAGTCACATGTTCGACCACTGCGCTATCTTCTCTTTCGCCGGAAGCGATGAAGAGGCCGTGCTGGAAGCGCTGATGGAAGCCGATGTGGATGTCACCGACATTGAGCAAGAGGGCGAGCGCATCACCGTTTTCGCCCCGCATACCGACTACGCCAAAGC is part of the Halomonas alkaliantarctica genome and harbors:
- a CDS encoding LysE family translocator, whose product is MPLTLWLSLAAICAMGAMSPGPSLALVLRHTLGGGRFMGVTAAIFHAFGVGFYALLTVWGLGALIASFPLLFQLITWCGAAYLAWLGVKALRAGKAGALEPNAIITSRGQAAKEGVLVALGNPKLILFFVALLSQFVTPEMSGLAKAIIVLTAMIIDGGWYVLVAVVLSHSQILPWLQRRAHWINRITGLLLIALALRVVAGPLV
- a CDS encoding YebC/PmpR family DNA-binding transcriptional regulator — translated: MGRAFQNRKESMAKTADAKTKVYSKYGREIYVCAKAGGTDPNGNLALRGLMERAKKDQVPSHVIDKALDKASGAGGEDFSAARYEGFGPGNVMVIVDCLTDNPNRTFGDVRGCFTKTKSKIGTPGSVSHMFDHCAIFSFAGSDEEAVLEALMEADVDVTDIEQEGERITVFAPHTDYAKAKQALLDAFGEIDFEADEIQFLPQTTTPVEGDDVAMFEKFLAMLNELDDVQNVYHSGELPEESDS